In Streptomyces sclerotialus, one genomic interval encodes:
- a CDS encoding NAD(P)-binding domain-containing protein, giving the protein MNTPVAVIGAGPFGLSTAAHLRARGIPVRTFGRPMVSWSEHMPAGMLLKSTPAASSIDTPQPGHTLVDYCAAAGERRYESDWDIIPVETFVRYGQWFQQRLVPDLEEVRVVSVDRQRDGFELKLDSGEQFSARAVVVATGLTGFAHVPAELADAVPDGPSPTGPISHSSQHADLSGFAGREVVVVGAGQSALESAVLLAEAGASVRVLARGRQAVGFGAPPDRQPKLRPETPFGNAWSLYAFSYHADGFRHLPAPARKFLVKRVLGPLGAWWLRDRFVGRVQVSAGRRIVRARVEDGRPVLSLRGDDGYGGELAADHVLAATGYRVDLGALDFLGQGLRTELAVGAGGPRLGAGFESSVPGLYFTGLPAAASYGPVMRFVCGTEFASPRLAASLAGKR; this is encoded by the coding sequence GTGAACACTCCGGTAGCAGTCATCGGTGCAGGCCCCTTCGGCCTGTCCACCGCCGCTCATCTCCGCGCACGCGGCATACCCGTACGGACCTTCGGCCGCCCGATGGTGAGCTGGAGCGAGCACATGCCGGCCGGGATGCTGCTCAAGTCCACGCCGGCGGCGTCCAGCATCGACACCCCGCAGCCCGGCCACACGCTCGTCGACTACTGCGCGGCCGCGGGGGAGCGGCGGTACGAGTCGGACTGGGACATCATCCCGGTGGAGACCTTCGTACGGTACGGGCAGTGGTTCCAGCAGCGGCTGGTGCCGGACCTGGAGGAGGTCCGGGTGGTCTCCGTCGACCGGCAGCGCGACGGCTTCGAGCTGAAGCTGGACAGCGGCGAGCAGTTCAGCGCCCGTGCGGTGGTCGTGGCCACGGGACTCACCGGCTTCGCACACGTCCCCGCGGAGCTGGCCGACGCGGTACCGGATGGACCGTCCCCCACTGGGCCCATCTCGCACAGCTCACAGCACGCCGACCTGTCCGGCTTCGCCGGCCGGGAGGTCGTGGTCGTGGGCGCCGGGCAGTCGGCGCTGGAGAGCGCGGTGCTGCTCGCGGAGGCCGGCGCCTCGGTGCGGGTGCTGGCCCGGGGCCGGCAGGCCGTCGGCTTCGGCGCGCCGCCGGACCGGCAGCCGAAGCTGCGCCCCGAGACCCCGTTCGGCAACGCCTGGTCGCTGTACGCCTTCTCGTACCACGCGGACGGCTTCCGCCATCTGCCGGCGCCGGCCCGAAAGTTCCTGGTCAAGCGGGTGCTGGGGCCGCTGGGCGCATGGTGGCTGCGGGACCGGTTCGTGGGCCGGGTGCAGGTGAGCGCCGGGCGGCGGATCGTGCGGGCCCGGGTGGAGGACGGCCGCCCCGTGCTGTCGCTGCGCGGCGACGACGGGTACGGCGGTGAGCTGGCCGCCGACCACGTGCTGGCGGCCACCGGCTACCGCGTCGACCTGGGCGCGCTGGACTTCCTGGGGCAGGGGCTGCGGACGGAGCTGGCGGTGGGCGCGGGCGGGCCGCGGCTGGGTGCCGGTTTCGAGTCGTCCGTGCCGGGCCTGTACTTCACGGGGCTGCCGGCGGCGGCCAGCTACGGCCCGGTGATGCGCTTCGTGTGCGGCACGGAGTTCGCCTCCCCGCGGTTGGCCGCCTCGCTGGCCGGCAAGCGGTAA
- the nuoK gene encoding NADH-quinone oxidoreductase subunit NuoK yields MNPVNYLYLAALLFTIGAAGVLIRRNAIVLFMCVELMLNACNLAFVAFSRLHGNLDGQIIAFFTMVVAAAEVVVGLAIIVTIFRTRHTASVDDASLMKL; encoded by the coding sequence ATGAACCCGGTCAACTACCTCTATCTGGCGGCGCTGCTCTTCACCATCGGCGCGGCCGGGGTGCTGATCAGGCGGAACGCCATCGTGCTCTTCATGTGCGTCGAGCTGATGCTGAACGCCTGCAACCTCGCCTTCGTGGCCTTCTCGCGGCTGCACGGAAATCTGGACGGCCAGATCATCGCGTTCTTCACGATGGTCGTCGCCGCGGCCGAGGTCGTGGTCGGCCTGGCGATCATCGTCACGATCTTCCGTACCCGCCATACGGCCTCGGTCGACGACGCCAGCCTGATGAAGCTGTAA
- a CDS encoding ATP-grasp domain-containing protein, whose product MVKIGDYPLHHGGVGAIRSLGRLGVPMYAITEDRYTPAAASRYLHGRFVWPTTGRENPERLVDGLLRIGRRIGRPAVLVPTDEEAAVLIAEHAGVLGDRFLFPRTPPGLSRRVASKQGLHELCTEHGIPSPRAVFPQTQADIEDFAEHARFPVVAKNREAFQRRSRPAVNGTTRIADAAHLRHLAKDWGPRPGVILQEYLPREDAEDWIVHAYFDADSAALTMFTGVKVRSWPPHAGMTACAYVVGNPELAEMSAQFVKRIGFSGIVDLDWRYDRRDRRYKLLDFNPRMGAQFRLFENEAGVDVVRAQHLDLTGRAVPEAEQRDGHRFVVENIDLPAWLAYRRSGYTTPHVPDRPASTELAWLAADDMKPFFTMLARFVRPGAKHLWQMWRGRAGRHHDR is encoded by the coding sequence ATTGTGAAAATCGGTGATTATCCGCTGCACCACGGCGGGGTGGGGGCGATCCGCAGCCTGGGACGGCTGGGCGTGCCCATGTACGCGATCACGGAGGACAGATACACGCCGGCGGCGGCGTCGCGGTACCTCCACGGCCGGTTCGTCTGGCCGACCACCGGCCGGGAGAACCCGGAGCGGCTGGTCGACGGCCTGCTGCGGATCGGCCGCCGGATCGGCCGGCCGGCCGTCCTCGTGCCGACCGACGAGGAGGCCGCCGTACTGATCGCCGAGCACGCCGGCGTCCTGGGCGACCGCTTCCTCTTCCCGCGCACGCCCCCCGGGCTGTCCCGCAGAGTGGCCAGCAAGCAGGGCCTGCACGAGCTGTGCACCGAACACGGCATCCCGTCCCCCCGGGCGGTCTTCCCGCAGACACAGGCGGACATCGAGGACTTCGCCGAGCACGCCCGCTTCCCGGTCGTCGCCAAGAACCGCGAGGCCTTCCAGCGCCGCAGCCGGCCCGCCGTGAACGGCACCACGCGCATCGCGGACGCCGCTCACCTCCGGCACCTCGCCAAGGACTGGGGCCCGCGCCCCGGCGTGATCCTCCAGGAGTACCTCCCGCGCGAGGACGCCGAGGACTGGATCGTGCACGCGTACTTCGACGCGGACAGCGCGGCACTGACGATGTTCACCGGGGTGAAGGTCCGCTCCTGGCCGCCGCACGCCGGGATGACCGCCTGCGCGTACGTCGTGGGCAACCCCGAACTCGCCGAGATGTCGGCGCAGTTCGTCAAGCGCATCGGCTTCAGCGGCATCGTCGACCTGGACTGGCGCTACGACCGCCGGGACCGCCGCTACAAGCTGCTGGACTTCAATCCGCGGATGGGCGCGCAGTTCCGGCTCTTCGAGAACGAGGCCGGGGTGGACGTGGTCCGCGCCCAGCACCTGGACCTGACCGGACGCGCGGTGCCCGAGGCCGAACAGCGCGACGGCCACCGCTTCGTCGTGGAGAACATCGACCTGCCCGCCTGGCTGGCCTACCGCCGCAGCGGCTACACCACGCCGCACGTGCCGGACCGCCCGGCGAGCACGGAGCTGGCCTGGCTGGCCGCGGACGACATGAAGCCGTTCTTCACGATGCTCGCGCGGTTCGTCCGCCCGGGCGCCAAGCACCTCTGGCAGATGTGGCGCGGCCGGGCGGGCCGGCACCACGACCGCTGA
- a CDS encoding NADH-quinone oxidoreductase subunit M, translated as MSFPLLTAAAAVPAIGAVATAAVPAAKRTAAKWLALLFSLATLALALVIAVRFDPGAKGPFQLTESYAWIADFGVRYELGVDGIAVALIALTALLIPFVILAGWHDADALEKETTKRWRPTQGFFALILAVEAMVIISFEATDVFVFYIFFEAMLIPMYFLIGGFGDRADGQGATESAARRSSAAVKFLLYNLAGGLIMLAAVIGLYAVTADQIGTGTFSLQQIVEARAAGELTMGATTERLLFLGFFFAFAVKAPLWPLHTWLPGAMGESTAPVAVLITAVVDKVGTFAMLRFCLQLFPEASKWATPVILVLALVSILYGALLAVAQKDIKRLVAYASISHFGFIILGIFAMTSQGQGGATLYMVNHGISTAALMLVAGFLISRRGSRIIGDYGGVQKVAPVLAGTFLIGGLATLSLPGLAPFVSEFLVLVGTFSRYPVIGIIATAGIVLAALYVLVLYQRTMTGPVKAEVRGMPDLKARELVVVAPLIALLLFLGVYPKPLTDLVNPAVDHTLSVVDQQDPKPDVRVNAEPREAGTDRDAEAAK; from the coding sequence ATGTCGTTTCCCCTGCTGACGGCCGCCGCGGCAGTGCCGGCGATCGGCGCGGTCGCCACGGCCGCGGTGCCCGCCGCGAAGCGCACCGCCGCCAAGTGGCTGGCCCTGCTCTTCTCACTGGCCACGCTGGCGCTGGCACTGGTGATCGCGGTCCGCTTCGATCCCGGCGCCAAGGGCCCGTTCCAGCTCACCGAGTCGTACGCCTGGATCGCCGACTTCGGTGTCCGGTACGAGCTCGGCGTGGACGGCATCGCGGTCGCGCTGATCGCGCTGACCGCGCTGCTGATCCCGTTCGTGATCCTCGCGGGCTGGCACGACGCGGACGCGCTGGAGAAGGAGACCACCAAGCGCTGGCGCCCGACCCAGGGCTTCTTCGCGCTGATCCTCGCCGTCGAGGCGATGGTGATCATCTCTTTCGAGGCCACCGACGTCTTCGTCTTCTACATCTTCTTCGAAGCCATGCTCATCCCGATGTACTTCCTCATCGGCGGCTTCGGGGACCGGGCCGACGGCCAGGGCGCGACGGAGAGCGCGGCCCGGCGTTCGTCCGCCGCGGTGAAGTTCCTGCTGTACAACCTCGCCGGCGGTCTGATCATGCTGGCCGCGGTGATCGGCCTGTACGCCGTCACCGCCGACCAGATCGGCACGGGCACCTTCTCGCTCCAGCAGATCGTCGAGGCCCGCGCGGCCGGCGAGCTGACCATGGGCGCGACCACGGAGCGGCTGCTCTTCCTCGGCTTCTTCTTCGCCTTCGCGGTGAAGGCGCCGCTGTGGCCGCTGCACACCTGGCTGCCGGGCGCCATGGGCGAGTCCACCGCACCGGTCGCCGTGCTGATCACCGCGGTGGTCGACAAGGTCGGCACGTTCGCGATGCTCCGCTTCTGCCTCCAGCTCTTCCCCGAGGCCAGCAAGTGGGCGACGCCGGTGATCCTCGTACTGGCGCTGGTCAGCATTCTGTACGGCGCGCTGCTCGCGGTCGCCCAGAAGGACATCAAGCGCCTGGTCGCGTACGCCTCCATCTCCCATTTCGGCTTCATCATCCTGGGCATCTTCGCGATGACGAGCCAGGGCCAGGGCGGCGCGACGCTCTACATGGTCAACCACGGCATCTCCACCGCCGCGCTGATGCTGGTCGCCGGCTTCCTGATCTCCCGCCGCGGCTCCCGGATCATCGGTGACTACGGCGGTGTGCAGAAGGTCGCCCCGGTGCTGGCCGGCACGTTCCTGATCGGCGGCCTCGCCACCCTCTCGCTGCCCGGCCTCGCGCCGTTCGTCAGCGAGTTCCTGGTCCTGGTCGGCACGTTCAGCCGGTATCCCGTCATCGGCATCATCGCCACGGCGGGCATCGTGCTGGCCGCGCTGTACGTCCTCGTGCTCTACCAGCGCACGATGACCGGGCCGGTCAAGGCCGAGGTGCGGGGCATGCCCGACCTCAAGGCCCGGGAACTGGTGGTGGTGGCGCCGCTGATCGCGCTGCTGCTCTTCCTCGGCGTCTACCCGAAGCCGCTGACCGACCTGGTGAACCCCGCGGTGGACCACACCCTGTCCGTCGTGGACCAGCAGGACCCCAAGCCCGACGTCCGGGTCAACGCCGAGCCGCGTGAGGCCGGTACCGATCGAGATGCGGAGGCCGCGAAGTGA
- a CDS encoding NADH-quinone oxidoreductase subunit J, producing the protein MSSTLLAAASATSTGEAVQFWILGTVAVIGALATVLMKRAVHSALSLAGTMIILAVFYLANGAYFLGIVQVVVYTGAIMMLFLFVVMLVGVTAADSLKETLKGQRWLAAGAGLGFGILLIAGLGNASVRHFNGLAEANAGGNVQGLAALIFTKYVFAFEITGALLITAAVGAMVLTHKERTERAKTQREQAERRVREGTQVTPLPAPGVYARHNAVDVPGLLPDGTPSELTVNPTLRKRGQIRDVSGESLAELAALERRSSEWLERGEDPKRGEQALERGEEATR; encoded by the coding sequence ATGAGCAGCACGCTGCTGGCCGCGGCCTCGGCCACCTCCACCGGCGAGGCCGTGCAGTTCTGGATCCTCGGCACGGTCGCCGTCATCGGCGCGCTCGCCACGGTCCTGATGAAGCGGGCGGTGCACAGCGCCCTCTCGCTCGCCGGCACCATGATCATCCTGGCGGTCTTCTACCTCGCCAACGGCGCGTACTTCCTCGGCATCGTCCAGGTCGTCGTCTACACCGGCGCGATCATGATGCTCTTCCTCTTCGTGGTCATGCTGGTCGGCGTGACCGCGGCGGACTCCCTCAAGGAGACGCTCAAGGGGCAGCGCTGGCTGGCGGCCGGCGCCGGGCTCGGCTTCGGCATCCTGCTGATCGCCGGCCTCGGCAACGCCTCGGTGCGCCACTTCAACGGCCTGGCCGAGGCCAACGCCGGCGGGAACGTCCAGGGCCTGGCGGCGCTCATCTTCACCAAGTACGTCTTCGCCTTCGAGATCACCGGCGCGCTGCTGATCACCGCGGCGGTCGGTGCGATGGTGCTGACGCACAAGGAGCGCACCGAGCGGGCCAAGACCCAGCGCGAGCAGGCCGAGCGCCGGGTACGCGAAGGCACCCAGGTCACGCCGCTGCCGGCACCGGGTGTGTACGCCCGCCACAACGCGGTCGACGTGCCAGGCCTGCTGCCCGACGGCACCCCCTCCGAGCTCACCGTCAATCCGACCCTGCGCAAGCGGGGCCAGATCCGGGACGTCTCCGGGGAGTCGCTGGCCGAGCTGGCGGCGCTGGAGCGGCGCTCCTCGGAGTGGCTGGAGCGCGGTGAGGACCCGAAGAGGGGCGAGCAGGCACTGGAGCGCGGCGAGGAGGCCACGCGATGA
- the nuoI gene encoding NADH-quinone oxidoreductase subunit NuoI: protein MSDFQNPVAGFGVTFKAMFKKRLTEQYPEEKKPTAPRFHGRHQLNRHPDGLEKCVGCELCAWACPADAIYVEGADNTDEERYSPGERYGRVYQINYLRCILCGLCVEACPTRALTMTNEYELADRTRESLIYTKEELLAGLEEGMVDSPHAIFPGMTEKDYYNGLVTEAAPGTERQVAVSKGECPAGLPETPAPAGERPAGTGVEA, encoded by the coding sequence GTGTCTGACTTCCAGAATCCGGTGGCCGGCTTCGGCGTGACCTTCAAGGCCATGTTCAAGAAGCGGCTCACCGAGCAGTACCCGGAGGAGAAGAAGCCGACCGCGCCTCGTTTCCACGGCCGGCACCAGCTCAACCGCCATCCGGACGGCCTGGAGAAGTGCGTGGGCTGCGAGCTCTGCGCCTGGGCCTGCCCGGCCGACGCCATCTACGTGGAGGGCGCGGACAACACCGACGAGGAGCGGTACTCGCCCGGCGAGCGGTACGGCCGCGTCTACCAGATCAACTACCTCCGCTGCATCCTCTGCGGCCTGTGCGTCGAGGCGTGCCCCACCCGGGCGCTCACGATGACGAACGAGTACGAGCTCGCCGACCGCACCCGCGAGTCCCTCATCTACACCAAGGAGGAGCTGCTCGCGGGGCTGGAGGAGGGCATGGTCGACAGCCCGCACGCGATCTTTCCCGGGATGACGGAGAAGGACTACTACAACGGCCTGGTGACCGAGGCCGCGCCGGGCACGGAGCGGCAGGTGGCGGTCAGCAAGGGCGAGTGTCCGGCGGGGCTCCCCGAGACCCCCGCCCCCGCCGGTGAGCGCCCCGCGGGTACGGGGGTGGAGGCATGA
- the nuoN gene encoding NADH-quinone oxidoreductase subunit NuoN translates to MAEGAAGSPFAPDGPGRIPAPHIEYAQLAPTLIVLGAAVLGVVIEAFWARRGRYHAQVLLTVVALAAAFAAVIGLAAGGFGTTKAHVAAMGALAVDGPALFLQGTILLVSLVAVFTFAERRLDPAAHGRPVDSFAPQGAAVPGGEAEKAAMKAGFTTTEVFPLALFAIGGMLVFPSANDLLTLFIALEVFSLPLYILCALARRQRLLSQESAVKYFLLGAFSSAFLLFGVALLYGYAGTVTYAGIAEVVSDGAKQIDPALADTMGNDALLLIGGALVVMGLLFKVGAVPFHMWTPDVYQGAPTPVTGFMAAATKVAAFGALLRLLYVALPGLRWDWRPVMWGVAILTMLAGAVIAVTQTDVKRLLAYSSIAHAGFILAGVIAASEDGISSVLFYLLAYSFVTLGAFAVVTLVRDAGGEATQLAKWAGLGRRSPLVAAVFAVFLLAFAGIPLTSGFAGKFAVFKAAAESGAGWLVVIGVLSSAIAAFFYIRVIVLMFFNEPKADGPTVAVPSPLTMTAIAVGVVVTLVLGLAPQYFLDLAGQAGVFVR, encoded by the coding sequence ATGGCGGAAGGGGCGGCCGGCTCCCCCTTCGCCCCCGACGGCCCGGGGCGGATCCCGGCGCCGCACATCGAGTACGCCCAGCTGGCGCCCACCCTCATCGTGCTCGGCGCGGCGGTGCTCGGCGTGGTGATCGAGGCATTCTGGGCGCGCCGCGGCCGGTACCACGCGCAGGTGCTGCTGACGGTGGTGGCGCTGGCCGCCGCGTTCGCCGCGGTCATCGGCCTCGCGGCGGGCGGCTTCGGCACGACGAAGGCACATGTCGCCGCGATGGGCGCGCTCGCGGTGGACGGCCCGGCACTCTTCCTGCAGGGCACGATCCTGCTGGTCTCGCTGGTCGCGGTCTTCACCTTCGCCGAGCGCCGGCTCGACCCCGCGGCGCACGGCCGGCCGGTGGACTCCTTCGCGCCCCAGGGCGCGGCGGTGCCCGGCGGCGAGGCCGAGAAGGCGGCCATGAAGGCCGGGTTCACCACGACCGAGGTCTTCCCGCTCGCCCTCTTCGCGATCGGCGGCATGCTGGTCTTCCCGTCGGCCAACGACCTGCTGACGCTCTTCATCGCGCTGGAGGTCTTCTCCCTCCCGCTGTACATCCTGTGCGCGCTGGCCCGCCGCCAGCGGCTGCTCTCGCAGGAGTCGGCGGTGAAGTACTTCCTGCTCGGCGCGTTCTCCTCGGCGTTCCTGCTGTTCGGCGTCGCCCTGCTGTACGGCTACGCGGGCACGGTGACGTACGCGGGCATCGCCGAGGTGGTCAGCGACGGCGCCAAGCAGATCGACCCGGCGCTCGCCGACACCATGGGCAACGACGCGCTGCTGCTGATCGGCGGCGCGCTGGTGGTCATGGGCCTGCTGTTCAAGGTCGGCGCCGTGCCGTTCCACATGTGGACGCCGGACGTGTACCAGGGCGCGCCCACTCCGGTGACCGGCTTCATGGCCGCCGCCACGAAGGTCGCCGCGTTCGGCGCGCTGCTGCGGCTGCTGTACGTCGCGCTGCCGGGCCTGCGCTGGGACTGGCGCCCGGTGATGTGGGGCGTGGCGATCCTGACGATGCTGGCCGGTGCGGTGATCGCGGTCACCCAGACCGATGTGAAGCGGCTGCTGGCGTACTCCTCCATCGCGCATGCCGGGTTCATCCTGGCCGGTGTGATCGCCGCCAGCGAGGACGGCATCTCCTCGGTCCTCTTCTACCTGCTCGCGTACTCCTTCGTGACGCTCGGCGCGTTCGCGGTGGTCACGCTGGTGCGGGACGCGGGCGGCGAGGCGACCCAGCTGGCCAAGTGGGCGGGGCTGGGCCGGCGGTCGCCGCTGGTGGCCGCGGTCTTCGCGGTGTTCCTGCTGGCCTTCGCCGGTATCCCGCTGACCTCGGGTTTCGCGGGCAAGTTCGCGGTGTTCAAGGCGGCGGCGGAGAGCGGCGCTGGCTGGCTGGTCGTGATCGGCGTGCTCTCGTCCGCGATCGCCGCGTTCTTCTACATCCGGGTGATCGTCCTGATGTTCTTCAACGAGCCGAAGGCGGACGGCCCGACGGTGGCGGTGCCCAGCCCGCTGACCATGACGGCCATCGCGGTCGGCGTGGTCGTGACCCTGGTGCTGGGGCTGGCGCCGCAGTACTTCCTCGACCTGGCGGGGCAGGCGGGCGTGTTCGTCCGCTGA
- the nuoL gene encoding NADH-quinone oxidoreductase subunit L: MESLIALLVGAPLVGAAVLLCGGKRLDRTGHWLGTLLAVVSFVIGLVLFTDMLGRGAEDRALHQHLFSWIPVGGFQADIAFQLDQLSMTFVLLITGVGSLIHLYSIGYMEHDERRRRFFGYLNLFLAAMLLLVLADNYLLLYVGWEGVGLASYLLIGFWQHKPSAATAAKKAFLVNRVGDVGLSIAIMLMFTTFGTFAFGPVLGAASQTSEGMLTAIGLMLLLAACGKSAQVPLQSWLGDAMEGPTPVSALIHAATMVTAGVYLITRSGAIFNAAPDAQTAVVAVGAVTLLFGAIVGCAKDDIKKALAGSTMSQIGYMILAAGLGPIGYAFAIMHLVTHGFFKAGLFLGAGSVMHGMNDEVDMRRYGGLRKYMPVTFVTFGLGYLAIIGFPGLSGFFSKDKIIEAAFASGGAQGWILGTATLLGAGITAFYMTRVMLMTFFGEERWRKAPTPSPDQPSVEPAAETRGEYTPPHPHESPKSMTIPMIVLAFGSVFAGGLFSINEAFVHWLEPVTAFEHGHSPLSAAAVTGSTIVVLLIGVGLAWLQYGRKPVPAVAPRGSFLTRAARRDLLQDDFNHVVLVRGGAELTRALVRIDESVVDGAVNGTAVSVGGLSGRLRRLQTGYVRSYALQMLGGAAVLVFATLLMRGV, translated from the coding sequence GTGGAATCTCTGATCGCGCTGCTCGTCGGGGCACCACTGGTCGGTGCGGCCGTGCTGCTCTGCGGCGGCAAACGCCTGGACCGTACGGGCCACTGGCTCGGCACCCTGCTCGCGGTGGTGTCGTTCGTCATCGGCCTGGTGCTGTTCACCGACATGCTGGGCAGGGGCGCCGAGGACCGCGCCCTGCACCAGCACCTCTTCAGCTGGATCCCGGTGGGCGGCTTCCAGGCCGACATCGCCTTCCAGCTCGACCAGTTGTCGATGACCTTCGTCCTGCTGATCACCGGTGTCGGATCGCTGATCCACCTCTACTCGATCGGCTACATGGAGCACGACGAGCGGCGCCGCCGCTTCTTCGGCTATCTGAACCTCTTCCTCGCGGCGATGCTGCTGCTCGTCCTCGCCGACAACTACCTCCTGCTGTACGTCGGCTGGGAGGGCGTCGGCCTCGCCTCGTACCTCCTCATCGGGTTCTGGCAGCACAAGCCGAGCGCGGCGACGGCCGCCAAGAAGGCGTTCCTCGTCAACCGTGTCGGTGACGTCGGCCTGTCCATCGCGATCATGCTGATGTTCACCACCTTCGGGACGTTCGCCTTCGGGCCGGTGCTGGGCGCGGCGAGCCAGACGAGCGAGGGCATGCTCACCGCCATCGGGCTGATGCTGCTGCTGGCCGCCTGCGGCAAGTCGGCCCAGGTGCCGCTGCAGTCCTGGCTCGGTGACGCGATGGAGGGCCCGACCCCGGTCTCGGCCCTGATCCACGCCGCCACCATGGTCACCGCGGGGGTCTACCTGATCACCCGCTCCGGCGCGATCTTCAATGCCGCGCCCGATGCGCAGACGGCCGTGGTCGCGGTCGGCGCGGTCACGCTGCTCTTCGGTGCGATCGTCGGTTGCGCGAAGGACGACATCAAGAAGGCCCTCGCGGGCTCGACCATGTCGCAGATCGGGTACATGATCCTCGCGGCGGGGCTGGGGCCGATCGGGTACGCCTTCGCCATCATGCACCTGGTCACCCACGGCTTCTTCAAGGCGGGCCTCTTCCTCGGCGCCGGTTCCGTGATGCACGGGATGAACGACGAGGTGGACATGCGCCGCTACGGCGGCCTGCGGAAGTACATGCCGGTCACCTTCGTGACGTTCGGCCTCGGCTACCTCGCCATCATCGGCTTCCCCGGCCTGTCCGGCTTCTTCTCCAAGGACAAGATCATCGAGGCGGCGTTCGCCAGCGGCGGTGCCCAGGGCTGGATCCTGGGCACGGCCACCCTGCTGGGTGCCGGGATCACCGCGTTCTACATGACGCGCGTGATGCTGATGACGTTCTTCGGCGAGGAGCGCTGGCGCAAGGCCCCGACCCCGTCGCCGGACCAGCCGAGCGTGGAGCCCGCCGCCGAGACGCGTGGCGAGTACACGCCGCCGCACCCGCACGAGTCGCCGAAGTCCATGACGATCCCGATGATCGTGCTGGCCTTCGGGTCGGTCTTCGCGGGCGGCCTGTTCAGCATCAACGAGGCGTTCGTGCACTGGCTCGAGCCGGTCACCGCCTTCGAGCACGGCCACTCCCCGCTCAGCGCCGCGGCGGTGACCGGCTCGACGATCGTGGTGCTGCTGATCGGTGTCGGCCTCGCCTGGCTGCAGTACGGCCGCAAGCCCGTCCCGGCCGTCGCGCCGCGCGGCTCGTTCCTCACCCGCGCCGCCCGCCGCGACCTGCTCCAGGACGACTTCAACCACGTCGTACTGGTCCGCGGCGGTGCGGAACTGACCCGGGCGCTGGTCCGGATCGACGAGAGCGTCGTCGACGGCGCGGTCAACGGCACCGCGGTGTCGGTCGGCGGTCTCTCCGGCCGGCTGCGCCGCCTGCAGACCGGTTACGTCCGCTCCTACGCCCTCCAGATGCTGGGCGGCGCCGCGGTGCTGGTCTTCGCGACCCTGCTGATGAGGGGTGTCTGA